The following are from one region of the Rhodopirellula sp. P2 genome:
- a CDS encoding efflux RND transporter periplasmic adaptor subunit, which translates to MNRSDASAAASVPSGESDAGTVSPQQIVEQIANNSRGEADFLHRLAAHLGETFSAAVVAVQDASFPQPRMLVREESIAAGLDRSKLRAQIDAVSPAVASFAIDLKNNSVDPSGGSPSITAIGVELLPAPQSAKVLVIQGVALPASEVLLAMKSLGDFAAAARKTMGTAETDTEKPRPSSQTLSVPAAETRSIANAFDSSRGIRSALRAFHADLDPTATAYRIASELPRLLPCERAVVLLSKNASARRPRFRVAAISGSSVIDRRSPLVRSMNQLADAVSVLRRPLILPPPANSDATDPAALSPQLVPPLETYLDESGVLSVALIPLFESLDDTSAAAGVASPQELDEDAREKQRRGSMPIAILMLETFSGEPPTSITPAMSEVAEESCTAISNAMRYDSVFALPVRRPAAAATRRATRYWILAIGMLVVAGLLAGWFIHVDHHVVATGVARPAIRQAIFAGIDGVVDELQVQDGDVVKQGDVLLTLDNAELNRETEALSGQLATATQKLSSIRAMLLAATADARDSAQSILEQQTLENQIESLNKRLEINREMKAMLSIVAPFDGQVVGWRLDERLNDRPVSRGDRLFAVVQHDGPWQLELKLEETRAGEVIDRQAAGETLPVRFAIETRPTETYSANVSEIGGVARKRADGRNVVDIIADIHQVPEDGFRGDAEVTAKIVCGRRRYLASAFDDVVAWFHRNILFRFRT; encoded by the coding sequence ATGAACCGTTCCGATGCCTCCGCCGCTGCTTCTGTCCCCTCGGGTGAATCCGATGCGGGGACGGTTTCGCCTCAGCAGATCGTGGAGCAAATCGCGAATAATTCTCGGGGCGAAGCCGATTTCCTGCACCGTCTGGCGGCCCACCTGGGCGAGACTTTTTCGGCGGCAGTTGTGGCGGTTCAAGACGCGTCGTTCCCCCAACCTCGCATGCTGGTCCGCGAAGAATCCATCGCCGCCGGACTGGACCGATCCAAATTGCGAGCCCAGATCGACGCGGTGTCTCCTGCCGTGGCTTCGTTTGCCATCGATTTGAAAAACAACTCGGTTGATCCATCCGGAGGCTCCCCCTCGATCACCGCAATCGGGGTCGAACTGTTGCCCGCTCCTCAATCGGCCAAAGTGCTGGTCATTCAAGGTGTGGCCTTGCCCGCTAGCGAAGTGTTGTTGGCGATGAAGTCACTCGGTGACTTCGCCGCCGCGGCTCGGAAGACGATGGGCACCGCGGAGACTGACACCGAGAAACCACGCCCAAGCTCCCAAACGTTGTCGGTTCCCGCTGCCGAGACGCGGTCGATAGCGAACGCCTTCGATTCGTCCCGCGGGATTCGCTCCGCTCTGCGAGCGTTTCATGCGGACTTGGATCCGACCGCGACCGCCTACCGAATCGCTTCGGAGCTTCCTCGATTGCTGCCATGCGAACGGGCGGTCGTCCTGCTTTCGAAAAATGCGTCCGCGCGGCGGCCGCGATTCCGAGTGGCTGCGATCAGTGGCTCCTCGGTGATTGACCGGCGATCGCCGCTGGTTCGCTCGATGAACCAATTGGCGGACGCCGTTTCGGTTTTGAGACGGCCGTTGATTTTGCCGCCTCCGGCAAACTCGGATGCGACGGATCCGGCGGCGCTCTCACCCCAATTGGTTCCGCCGCTGGAAACGTACTTGGACGAATCCGGTGTGCTGTCGGTGGCGTTGATCCCATTGTTCGAATCCCTCGACGACACATCGGCCGCTGCAGGTGTTGCTTCGCCGCAAGAGTTGGACGAGGACGCTCGTGAAAAACAACGCCGCGGATCGATGCCCATCGCCATCTTGATGCTGGAAACGTTCTCGGGTGAACCGCCGACGTCGATCACCCCAGCAATGTCGGAAGTGGCCGAAGAATCCTGCACTGCGATCAGCAACGCAATGCGTTACGACAGCGTGTTCGCACTGCCTGTCCGACGTCCGGCTGCGGCGGCGACTCGTCGAGCAACACGGTACTGGATCCTAGCGATCGGAATGTTGGTCGTCGCCGGATTGTTGGCCGGGTGGTTCATTCACGTCGATCATCATGTGGTCGCAACCGGGGTGGCGCGCCCCGCGATTCGTCAAGCAATCTTCGCGGGAATTGACGGCGTCGTCGATGAATTGCAGGTGCAAGATGGCGACGTGGTGAAGCAAGGCGACGTGCTGCTGACACTCGACAACGCGGAACTGAATCGCGAAACCGAGGCTTTGTCAGGACAACTCGCGACCGCCACGCAAAAATTGAGTTCGATCCGGGCGATGTTGCTGGCCGCGACCGCCGACGCTCGTGATTCCGCCCAGAGCATCCTCGAACAACAAACGCTCGAAAACCAAATCGAATCGCTGAACAAGCGGCTGGAGATCAACCGCGAGATGAAGGCGATGCTGTCCATTGTCGCTCCGTTTGATGGGCAGGTCGTTGGCTGGAGATTGGACGAACGGTTGAACGATCGGCCGGTGTCTCGAGGAGATCGCTTGTTCGCTGTGGTTCAACACGATGGTCCGTGGCAGCTGGAATTGAAACTCGAAGAAACGCGGGCTGGCGAAGTGATCGACCGACAGGCAGCCGGAGAGACCTTGCCGGTTCGCTTCGCGATTGAAACTCGCCCGACGGAAACGTATTCAGCAAACGTGTCGGAGATCGGCGGGGTCGCACGCAAACGCGCCGATGGCCGCAACGTGGTGGACATCATCGCGGACATCCACCAGGTTCCCGAGGACGGCTTTCGCGGTGATGCGGAAGTCACGGCGAAAATTGTTTGTGGACGACGCCGGTATCTGGCCAGTGCGTTCGACGACGTGGTCGCTTGGTTCCACCGCAACATTTTGTTTCGGTTTCGAACATGA
- a CDS encoding UDP-N-acetylmuramate dehydrogenase: MSSAPSESLTEFFPEDLLHVVRENQPLRETLWLGIGGPARFLAEPVEIDQIEKLYAVAREKQLVLRVLGQGSNVLVREAGFDGLVITLAAPATSGLEIQGQKLIAGAGAKLTHAVIKTVGEGLGGLEHLVGIPGSIGAAVVGNVSAEGRDIGSVVESIELIDEDGKRKTITGEEAGFAHRQSTLMGTVVLSVTFNLEPKEVSALTKRMQKLWIHRGQRRPSESNRIAMPFIDPDSISACELINSTGLAGIREGDVSLDSAEPHYLIAHENATSDQCVKLIGRVREQVLMQTGIDLQLNLQIW; encoded by the coding sequence GTGTCTTCTGCTCCCTCTGAATCGCTCACCGAATTTTTCCCCGAAGATCTGCTGCATGTGGTTCGTGAAAACCAACCGCTGCGTGAAACGTTGTGGTTGGGCATTGGTGGCCCAGCTCGATTCTTAGCCGAACCGGTTGAGATCGATCAGATCGAAAAACTTTACGCCGTCGCTCGCGAAAAACAGCTGGTGCTGCGTGTGCTCGGTCAAGGCAGCAACGTGCTGGTCCGCGAAGCCGGATTTGACGGTTTGGTGATCACCTTGGCTGCCCCCGCAACCAGCGGTTTGGAAATCCAGGGCCAAAAACTGATTGCGGGCGCTGGAGCCAAGCTGACTCATGCGGTGATCAAAACCGTTGGCGAAGGCCTGGGTGGGCTCGAACACCTTGTTGGCATCCCCGGCAGCATCGGTGCGGCCGTCGTTGGCAATGTCTCTGCCGAAGGGCGTGACATCGGATCGGTCGTGGAGTCGATCGAACTGATCGACGAAGATGGCAAACGCAAAACGATCACGGGCGAGGAAGCCGGTTTCGCGCACCGCCAATCGACCTTGATGGGCACCGTGGTTCTGTCCGTGACATTCAACTTGGAACCCAAGGAAGTCTCGGCACTGACCAAGCGGATGCAAAAATTGTGGATCCATCGTGGTCAACGCCGTCCGTCGGAATCCAATCGGATCGCGATGCCGTTCATCGATCCCGATTCCATTTCCGCCTGCGAGTTGATCAACAGCACCGGATTGGCTGGGATTCGCGAAGGCGATGTCTCGCTGGATTCCGCTGAACCGCACTACTTGATCGCTCATGAAAACGCGACCAGTGACCAGTGTGTGAAACTGATCGGCCGAGTTCGTGAACAGGTCTTGATGCAAACCGGGATCGACTTGCAGTTGAATCTGCAAATTTGGTAA
- the xylA gene encoding xylose isomerase — protein sequence MTAFPDVPVIQYEGPQSDNPLAFRWYNPDEVIEGKTMKDHMRFSIVYWHTFRGTGADPFGPGTAVRPWDDGSESVENAQKRAVVAFELFTKLQAPYYAWHDRDVAPEGANLRETHANLDAVADVLEEQQKATGVKLLWGTANMFSNPRFMHGAATSCNADVFAYAGAQVKKALEVTKRLGGENYVFWGGREGYQNLYNTDMKRELDHLAKFFHMAVDYAKSIGFDGQFLIEPKPKEPTKHQYDSDAAACMNFLRAYDLDSHFKLNIETNHATLAGHTMMHELDYAGMQGGLGSIDANTGDLLLGWDTDQFPTDYYLTTQTMLMILKHGGIGTGGVNFDAKVRRESFEPIDLFHAHIGGMDAFAKGLKIAAAIRASGELADFVKNRYSTWDSGIGAKIEAGEVGFAELEAYMLEKGEVDANQSGRQEYLEHMINKYIDRV from the coding sequence ATGACCGCTTTCCCCGATGTTCCCGTCATTCAGTACGAAGGCCCCCAGTCCGACAACCCATTGGCCTTCCGCTGGTACAACCCCGACGAAGTCATCGAAGGCAAAACGATGAAGGACCACATGCGGTTCAGCATCGTTTACTGGCACACGTTCCGAGGAACGGGAGCCGACCCGTTTGGCCCCGGAACGGCAGTTCGCCCTTGGGACGATGGATCTGAAAGCGTCGAAAACGCACAAAAGCGTGCCGTCGTCGCCTTTGAATTGTTCACCAAACTGCAAGCTCCCTACTACGCGTGGCACGACCGCGATGTGGCTCCCGAAGGAGCCAACTTGCGAGAAACTCACGCGAACCTCGACGCGGTTGCCGACGTGCTGGAAGAACAGCAAAAAGCAACCGGCGTGAAGTTGCTGTGGGGCACCGCCAACATGTTCAGCAACCCCCGCTTCATGCATGGGGCCGCGACGAGCTGCAACGCCGATGTGTTCGCTTACGCGGGGGCTCAAGTCAAAAAGGCATTGGAAGTCACCAAGCGTCTGGGCGGCGAAAACTATGTCTTCTGGGGCGGCCGCGAAGGCTATCAGAATCTTTACAACACCGACATGAAACGAGAACTGGACCACTTGGCCAAGTTCTTCCACATGGCAGTCGACTACGCCAAGTCGATCGGATTCGACGGTCAGTTCTTGATCGAGCCCAAACCGAAAGAGCCCACCAAGCACCAGTACGACAGCGATGCGGCCGCGTGCATGAACTTCTTGCGAGCCTACGATCTGGATTCGCACTTCAAGCTCAACATCGAAACCAACCACGCGACGTTGGCGGGTCACACGATGATGCACGAACTCGATTACGCAGGCATGCAAGGTGGACTGGGCAGCATCGATGCCAACACCGGTGATTTGTTGTTGGGCTGGGACACTGACCAATTCCCAACCGACTACTACCTGACCACCCAAACCATGCTGATGATCCTCAAGCACGGTGGCATCGGCACCGGTGGTGTGAACTTCGACGCCAAGGTGCGTCGTGAATCGTTCGAGCCCATCGATTTGTTCCACGCTCACATCGGCGGCATGGATGCATTCGCGAAAGGTTTGAAGATCGCCGCGGCGATTCGTGCCAGCGGCGAATTGGCTGACTTCGTGAAGAACCGTTACTCGACTTGGGATTCCGGTATCGGTGCCAAGATCGAAGCCGGTGAAGTCGGCTTCGCGGAACTGGAAGCCTACATGCTTGAAAAAGGTGAGGTCGACGCGAACCAAAGCGGCCGCCAAGAGTACCTCGAGCACATGATCAACAAGTACATCGATCGCGTTTGA
- a CDS encoding WD40/YVTN/BNR-like repeat-containing protein, with protein sequence MKSMPHQTSIAAAAVLVVLTATMATSSLAQVSLAEDSLATSWRFGETGTNVSLRGLSAVDDDVIWASGAEATVIRSIDGGETWQPCGPAGFDGLEFRCVCAFSAKVASIASAGTPAVLLRTEDGGATWKETYRAETETAFFDAMQFWDTERGMAVSDPVDGRLLVVETNDGGKSWRKVTNGIPLARPGEAAFAASNSSLLLGPDGRLWFGTGGAESDTSRLYTRSGWDQPWVAVPVPMPSSQAAGIFAVCQGPAIAGVDAASPLFCVGGDYRASETSDVTACISLDDGATWQRVAGQPASFRSDVMPIPEGSPLARTLITVGPSGTDLSSDGLNWTPFSDVGFHCLSAGKTKIFACGSDGRFARLE encoded by the coding sequence ATGAAATCGATGCCGCATCAAACATCCATCGCTGCGGCAGCCGTCTTGGTTGTCCTGACCGCGACCATGGCTACGTCCTCGCTCGCCCAAGTTTCATTGGCGGAGGATTCTCTCGCGACCAGTTGGCGTTTCGGCGAAACCGGAACGAACGTCAGCTTGCGGGGGCTCTCTGCGGTCGATGACGATGTGATCTGGGCCAGTGGAGCGGAGGCCACCGTGATTCGCTCGATCGATGGTGGAGAGACTTGGCAACCTTGCGGCCCCGCCGGTTTTGATGGTCTCGAATTCCGTTGCGTCTGCGCCTTCAGTGCAAAAGTCGCGAGCATTGCCAGCGCTGGCACGCCCGCCGTGTTGTTACGCACCGAAGACGGTGGAGCGACTTGGAAGGAAACCTATCGCGCGGAAACAGAAACGGCGTTCTTTGATGCGATGCAGTTTTGGGATACCGAACGCGGCATGGCGGTGAGCGATCCGGTCGATGGTCGGTTGCTCGTGGTGGAAACCAACGACGGTGGCAAATCATGGCGAAAGGTAACCAACGGGATCCCGCTTGCTCGCCCTGGTGAAGCAGCCTTCGCAGCCAGCAACTCATCGTTGTTGCTCGGTCCGGACGGCCGGCTGTGGTTCGGAACCGGAGGTGCAGAATCCGACACCAGTCGGCTGTACACCCGGTCGGGGTGGGATCAGCCATGGGTTGCTGTACCAGTTCCCATGCCAAGCTCGCAGGCCGCCGGCATCTTTGCGGTTTGCCAGGGGCCAGCCATCGCCGGTGTGGACGCCGCCAGCCCATTGTTTTGCGTGGGTGGAGATTACCGAGCTTCCGAAACGTCGGACGTCACGGCCTGCATCAGCCTGGATGACGGAGCCACTTGGCAACGCGTCGCGGGTCAACCAGCGTCCTTCCGCAGCGACGTCATGCCGATCCCGGAAGGCAGCCCGCTCGCCCGCACTTTGATCACCGTCGGGCCGTCTGGGACGGATCTTTCCAGCGATGGATTGAACTGGACTCCTTTCTCGGACGTTGGCTTTCACTGTCTATCCGCCGGCAAAACCAAAATTTTCGCGTGCGGGTCCGACGGCAGGTTCGCTCGATTGGAATAG
- a CDS encoding biotin/lipoyl-binding protein, giving the protein MNTGVTSSTQRPLGVHHKVGLKAVRVSHRHSGWVVVHDAIAGKYHRLREDEYFLLTLLDGQCSLDELRDHYQDRYPNRRVRSNQINALLFRFHESGLTTSLAAMQGDPLLERADTDRRQKRWALASQWLFMRFPGIDPAPVMRVLMPIVRPLLTPLGLFAMIALVVSAAVMMLVHRTRYLAELPASHEWLTMQNALILAGVIAATKIAHELGHAVVSERFGAKCRSIGPMLLVFTPALYCDTSGSWMIPSRLRRAAVAMAGIATEIVIASIAAWVWLRTPAGLTHTIASHVMVVCGISTIVFNANPLLRYDGYYLLSDMTDMPNLAQRAQRRWGRFLAKVFLGVPSSELNESADQSVWLLVYAVASLAYRWILMATIIGFIWISLRPYGLEIIGQLLALFAAASMLWAGLVPLRRFWKNPVNRRKMRPRRALVWCVLLIAIGYAGTIPLPRHVHSAVRFFPEHEVRVHLTSPGVLSQLHVEPGQWVSRGDVLAELTNPEIELEVLDAESDVAEQTMRLEGLRASQTLVPEASSQLPAAEALLGEMTDRFTAAKRRRESLTITAPCDGMVMVAQNNPQSASESSLDADANPLDVGPGFNPAVDRTAVRLASWSGSPTAKENSGCSLEAGTELLSIAASDESAESLESSGPTPIRWRAEAVIQSIQRQRITLGGPAWMIRDSSPTQILRGRVIRISEETYDPRMDAPRRDHQRADQATRTPETSYVVAVSIEDRDTAPSNCVAGASGRVKFAVSSASCWQRIREFFSSSFRFR; this is encoded by the coding sequence ATGAACACGGGTGTCACATCCTCGACTCAGCGTCCGTTGGGCGTGCACCACAAGGTCGGTTTGAAAGCGGTGCGGGTTTCGCATCGACATTCCGGTTGGGTGGTCGTTCACGATGCAATCGCGGGCAAGTATCACCGGCTTCGCGAGGACGAGTACTTCTTGCTGACGTTGCTGGACGGGCAATGCAGCCTGGATGAGTTGCGAGATCACTACCAAGATCGGTACCCCAATCGCCGAGTCCGATCGAACCAGATCAACGCCTTGTTGTTTCGATTCCATGAGAGCGGGCTGACGACCAGCCTCGCGGCGATGCAAGGTGATCCACTGCTGGAACGGGCCGACACCGATCGGCGACAGAAACGTTGGGCGTTGGCTTCGCAGTGGTTGTTCATGCGATTTCCAGGGATCGATCCAGCTCCCGTGATGCGTGTGTTGATGCCGATCGTGCGTCCGCTGCTGACTCCGTTGGGTCTGTTCGCCATGATCGCTTTGGTGGTCTCCGCCGCGGTGATGATGTTGGTTCATCGAACACGTTATCTCGCGGAACTTCCCGCGTCGCACGAATGGTTGACGATGCAGAATGCGTTGATCTTGGCGGGCGTGATTGCGGCGACCAAGATCGCTCACGAACTCGGTCACGCTGTTGTGTCGGAGCGATTCGGTGCGAAGTGCCGTTCGATCGGGCCGATGCTGCTGGTCTTTACCCCGGCGTTGTACTGCGACACCAGCGGATCGTGGATGATTCCCAGTCGTCTACGTCGTGCGGCGGTCGCCATGGCTGGCATCGCGACTGAGATTGTGATCGCGTCCATCGCGGCCTGGGTTTGGCTGCGTACACCCGCGGGACTGACACACACGATTGCCTCGCACGTGATGGTGGTTTGCGGGATCAGCACGATCGTTTTCAACGCCAATCCATTGCTTCGATACGATGGCTATTACCTGCTGTCCGACATGACCGACATGCCCAATTTGGCTCAGCGGGCTCAGCGGCGATGGGGGAGATTCCTGGCGAAGGTGTTTTTGGGGGTTCCATCATCAGAACTCAACGAATCCGCGGACCAGTCCGTTTGGTTGTTGGTCTATGCCGTCGCATCGCTTGCCTACCGCTGGATCTTGATGGCCACGATCATTGGGTTCATCTGGATTTCATTGCGTCCCTACGGATTGGAAATCATTGGTCAATTGCTGGCTCTGTTTGCAGCGGCCTCCATGCTGTGGGCGGGGTTGGTACCGCTGCGTCGTTTTTGGAAAAATCCTGTGAACCGTCGAAAGATGCGTCCCCGCCGAGCCTTGGTCTGGTGCGTGTTGCTGATTGCGATCGGCTACGCGGGAACCATCCCGTTGCCGCGTCACGTCCACTCTGCCGTTCGTTTCTTTCCTGAGCACGAAGTCCGCGTTCACCTCACGTCGCCAGGTGTCCTGAGCCAACTCCATGTTGAACCCGGCCAATGGGTCTCTCGCGGCGATGTGCTGGCTGAACTCACCAACCCGGAGATTGAACTGGAGGTTTTGGATGCCGAAAGTGACGTTGCTGAACAAACGATGAGACTGGAAGGGCTTCGTGCTTCGCAAACCTTGGTTCCGGAAGCCAGTTCGCAATTGCCCGCCGCGGAAGCGTTGCTCGGAGAGATGACGGATCGTTTCACGGCAGCAAAACGCCGGCGTGAGTCACTGACGATCACCGCCCCATGTGACGGAATGGTGATGGTGGCTCAGAACAATCCCCAATCTGCGTCGGAATCATCACTCGACGCGGACGCCAATCCGCTGGACGTCGGCCCGGGGTTCAATCCGGCGGTCGATCGCACGGCGGTGCGTTTGGCATCTTGGTCGGGATCCCCCACCGCGAAGGAAAACAGCGGCTGTTCATTGGAGGCGGGCACCGAATTGCTAAGCATTGCGGCCTCTGACGAATCTGCCGAATCGCTCGAATCATCGGGTCCCACACCGATTCGGTGGCGAGCCGAAGCGGTCATCCAGTCCATCCAGCGACAACGGATCACACTCGGCGGCCCAGCCTGGATGATTCGCGACTCGTCGCCCACTCAAATCCTTCGGGGACGTGTCATTCGGATCTCGGAAGAGACATACGACCCGCGAATGGACGCTCCCAGACGCGACCATCAACGAGCGGACCAAGCGACTCGGACGCCGGAAACGAGCTATGTCGTGGCGGTTTCAATCGAAGATCGCGACACAGCCCCCTCAAATTGCGTCGCCGGAGCATCCGGCCGGGTCAAATTCGCGGTTTCTTCCGCCTCCTGTTGGCAAAGAATTCGTGAATTTTTCTCCAGTTCCTTTCGTTTTCGATAA